TTAAAGAATTTGCAGACGACATGGCTGAGGTATGCCCTGATGCCTGGTTTTTAAACTACACCAATCCCATGGCCATATTAACGGGAGCCCTTATAAGGTTTGGCGTAAAAACAGTAGGACTTTGCCACAGCGTACAGGGATGCGTGCCGGGACTTTTAAGGCCGCTGGGTATAAGCACTGAAAACGTGCAGTGGAAAATCGCAGGCATCAATCACCAAGCCTGGCTTTTAGAGATCACCAGAGATGGAAAGGATCTGTATCCCGAGATAAAAGAAAAGGCATTCAGCAGGCCCACGCCCCACAACGATATGGTGCGCTATGAGATAATGAAACAGTTCGGTTACTATGTAACAGAGTCCAGCGAGCACAACGCCGAATACGTTCCGTGGTTTATAAAGAGCACCCATCCTGAGCTGATAGAGAGGTTCAACATCCCTCTGGACGAGTATCCCAGAAGGTGCGTAAACCAGATTAAAGGCTGGGAGGCCATGAGGAAGGACTTAGTTGAGAACAAGAATATAGAGCACCACAGGACACACGAATACGCTTCTTATATAATGGAAGCTATTGTCACGGATAAGCCCTACAGAATCCACGGCAACGTATTAAACACCGGCCTTATCACAAATCTCCCTTACGATGCTGTAGTTGAAGTGCCCTGCATGGTAGATAGAAACGGCATAAACCCTTGTTATGTAGGAGATCTGCCTCAGCAGTGCGCAGCTATCAATAGGACAAATATAAACGTACAGCTACTCACCTTAGAAGCTGCATTTACTTTAAAGAAGGATTACATATACATGGCAGCAATGATGGACCCCCATACAGCAGCAGAGCTCACCATTGACGAGATCAGGGCCATGTGTGACGACCTCATTGAAGCCCATGGTGATTGGTTACCGAAATTTAAATAATGCGAAAAACCACAGGCAAATTTTATTTCAAAAGACCTCTGAATATGCAGAGGTCTTTTTGCTGTATATATTATATTATATAGCCAACTTCCATACAATGTGATATAATTAAATTAATATACTTAATTAAGAATATATTTGGATTAGTGAAATGAAGTTTAAAGGAAGCAACCTTAGCAACGTTAAGATTTTAAACAGAGCTCTTATAATGAGGCCTCTGTACTTTAAAGGGCCTCTTTCCCGTATAGATCTGGCCAATATGACGGGTTTAACCCAGCCAACCATAACAAATATTATAAATGATTTAATTAAGGGAAATCTCGTCAACGAACTAGGCCCTGAAGAAACGACCAGCGGTCGTAGACCAATATCTCTAGAACTCAATTCCAGTTATCTCCACGCCATCGGTATAAACATATCAAGATATGGTTTTGCAGTAGCCCTCGTCAACATGGACGGTGAAATACTTTTTGAATACAAAAATGATACCCATACTATTGAGAATAAGGAAAACACCGATTTAAAGAAAGTTATTTATAGCCATGATCTCCCAATTTACAGTGATAATGTAGCTAATGCCTGTGCTCTTGCCGAAAAATATTTTGGTGAAGCGAGAAACGTTGAAAATTATATCTATATGATTGTCGATGAGGGTATAGGTGCCGGCCTGGTTATAGGCGATAAGATATTCCGAGGAGGAACAGGCCATGGTTGCGAATAGGGCCACATCACCGTAGATATAAATGGTCCAGAATACGATTGCGGTAACCGTGGATGCCTGGAGCTTTACGCCACAATTCCTCAGGTGGTTGAAAGGGTGCGGTCCGAATTACAGGCAGATCACATCACGTGGACAGATATAGTAAAGAATGCCAGACAAGGTAACAAGTTCATGAGAGAACAAATAGATATGTGGAGTCAATGTTTCAAAGAAATACCTTTATTATAACCATTATGACCGTATTGAGGCTCTCCGAAAACAACAACAGGAAAGGCTACCTTCTCCTAAGCAAGTTAAACGGGAGATGACCGATGCAAGCAAAGATGTCCTTATCGCTGCAAAAAACAAGCGTATAAAGGAATTAGAGGAAGAAGTTAAACGGTTGAAAGATATTCTAAAACGCAGATATGGTGAAGATTACGATAAAGGTATATAATGACAATAGTTAATGCAATATTTATTGCGTATTAGTAGGAAATAGCGAAGTAAAGATTATTTATAAATCTATAAAAGGAGTGTGTTCATAATGGTTGGAGTAGAAATTGATATGGTTGTTACAGACAGCTTGAAAGCATTGGAATTATACGAAAAAATATTTGATATCGAGCGTGTTGAGGTTACACATTTTCCCAAAGGTGAAAATGAAGTCATTTTTTCCCTATACGGAGTACGCTTTCACATGTTGGATGAAAACCCGCAATTCGAATTGAAAGCACCAAGCCCAGACGAACCCAAATCAATTTGGTTTAACATCCTCGTTCCTGACATCAAGGAAACATTTTCGAAGGCAATCAGCGCGGGTTGTAAAGTGGTGCAACCAGTAACTGAAATGCCTGATTACGGAGTGTCAAACGCTATATTTAGAGACGCTTTCGGCTATCAATGGATGCTGCATCAAATACACAAAGAAGTGAGCTTTGAAGAACGCACACGTCTTTGGGAGGAAAAAAAAGATAATTAACAATTGCTGCATTATGAGCATAATGTGTAGTTGAATTAATTCGCTTTTTTCTTATTCTACGAATTACCCACAAAAATGCTATCAGAAAGTTATACATATTTTATATATAAACAAAGAGACAAGCCATATAAATAAAAGCTTGCCTCTTTGTGAGTTCAGATTAACATTCTCAGCCCCTTATAAAACGCAGAACACGAAACTACCAAACCATAGATTATAACTGCTCCAGTGGCTTTACATTTCCAAATGTCGGAGTAGGTCCCTCTACAGGTGCTGCCCAGCGAACAGCATTGTCTATAACCTTGAGTATCTGCTCGTTGTGATAAATGGGAAAAGACTCGTGGCCCGGCCTGAAATAGAATATCTTGCCTTTGCCTCTGTAGAAGCAACAACCGCTTCTAAAAACCTCTCCCCCTTTAAACCAGCTTATGAAAACCAGCTCATCAGGTGCAGGTATGTCAAAGCGTTCACCGTACATCTCTTCATGAGGTAAATCTATATACTCACCTATTCCCCGGACAATAGGGTGTCCAGGCTCTACCACCCATATCCTTTCGTTTTCCCCTACCTCTCTCCACTTAAGGTCGCAGGAGGTACCCATAAGCTTTCTAAATATCTTAGAGAAATGACCTGAGTGCAGCACGATAAGGCCCATACCGTTTAATACCCTATTGTAGACCTTCTCCACCACTTCATCGCTTACCATATGATGTGCCACATGTCCCCACCATATCAGGACATCAGTCTGATTTAATACTTCATCGGTAAGGCCATGCTCTGGTTGGTCCAGGGTAGCTGTACATACCTCTAACTCCGGCTGTGCTTTAAGATAACTGGCTATAGCTCCGTGTATACCTTCAGGGTATAAAGAGCCCACCTTTGGATCCTGTTTCTCGTGGATATACTCATTCCACACAGTAACTCTTATCATTTTTTTGCCTCCTAAATTCAATTTTCATACTGATTATTATACCATAACTCCACTACACGGCGAACTTGTACTGGGATATATGCAGTTTATAGTATATACCCTTTTTAGCCATAAGCTCCTCATGGTTGCCCATTTCCTTTATCTGGCCGTCCTCCACGACGAATATCCTGTCGGCGTTTCTTATGGTGGACAACCGATGGGCAATGATAAAGGACGTCCTGCCTTCCAGCAATCTCTCCAACGCCTGCTGAACCAGCACCTCTGTATGGGTGTCTATGCTGGATGTGGCTTCGTCCAATATGAGTATTTTAGGGTCAGCCAGCAGCGTCCTAGCAAAGGATATAAGCTGCCTCTGCCCCACGGATAGCCTGGAACCCCTCTCATTGACCTGGGTGTTATAGCCGTCTTCAAATTCCATTATAAAGTCGTGGGCATGAACGGCCTTAGCGGCTTCCACCACTTCTTCATAGGTAGCATCGGGCCTGCCGTACTTTATATTATCGTATATGGTCCCTGCAAATATAAACGTATCCTGAAGCACGATGCCCATCTGTGACCTTAAAGATTTTAGCGTGACGTGCTTAATGTCATAGCCGTCAATGCACACCTGCCCTTCTACAGGATCGTAAAAGCGGCTTATTAGATTTACAATAGTGCTCTTGCCTGCACCCGTAGGACCTACCAGCGCTATGGTCTCTCCTGGCTTAACGGTAAAATTGACGTTTTTGAGAACAGGCTTTGCGAAGTCGTAGTAAAAAGAAACATCTTTAAACTCCACCTGACCCTTGATTTCAGGTAGTTCGCAGGCATCGGGCAGATCCGCTATATCAGGTGTCTGGTCAAACAGTTCAAACACCCTTTCAATGGATGCCATGGTGACCAGCAGCATGTTGTATATATTGCTCATATCGTTTATAGGTCCCCAGAACCTCCCAATATAGCTCAAAAACGCAAAAATAACGCCAACAGTCGCTTCCCCTCTAAAGTACATATACGATCCCATAAAGAAA
The genomic region above belongs to Caldanaerobius polysaccharolyticus DSM 13641 and contains:
- a CDS encoding VOC family protein — encoded protein: MVGVEIDMVVTDSLKALELYEKIFDIERVEVTHFPKGENEVIFSLYGVRFHMLDENPQFELKAPSPDEPKSIWFNILVPDIKETFSKAISAGCKVVQPVTEMPDYGVSNAIFRDAFGYQWMLHQIHKEVSFEERTRLWEEKKDN
- a CDS encoding DUF4461 domain-containing protein, whose protein sequence is MTDASKDVLIAAKNKRIKELEEEVKRLKDILKRRYGEDYDKGI
- a CDS encoding ABC transporter ATP-binding protein yields the protein MVVNRYDQDEELEKPFNAEQFKRLVKFAFPYKREILLATIMVLFVTVGSLAGPYILKIAIDDYIAKKDLIGLGRISILYVAITFAIMYLNRTKTFILSKTGQEIIFNMRQRLFEHVQGLSFRFFDSRPAGKIMMRIINDINAPADLITNGFVNVLSDLVTLVGIIVIMLSMNVRLSLITFAVLPFLFVVITVLKRRIRKRWFDVRQKSSNMNAYLNESIQGMKVTQAFAQEQASEADFNQLNGDIVKTWMKAIRLNNFFGPAVNITGALSTMLVFFMGSYMYFRGEATVGVIFAFLSYIGRFWGPINDMSNIYNMLLVTMASIERVFELFDQTPDIADLPDACELPEIKGQVEFKDVSFYYDFAKPVLKNVNFTVKPGETIALVGPTGAGKSTIVNLISRFYDPVEGQVCIDGYDIKHVTLKSLRSQMGIVLQDTFIFAGTIYDNIKYGRPDATYEEVVEAAKAVHAHDFIMEFEDGYNTQVNERGSRLSVGQRQLISFARTLLADPKILILDEATSSIDTHTEVLVQQALERLLEGRTSFIIAHRLSTIRNADRIFVVEDGQIKEMGNHEELMAKKGIYYKLHISQYKFAV
- a CDS encoding ThuA domain-containing protein; translation: MIRVTVWNEYIHEKQDPKVGSLYPEGIHGAIASYLKAQPELEVCTATLDQPEHGLTDEVLNQTDVLIWWGHVAHHMVSDEVVEKVYNRVLNGMGLIVLHSGHFSKIFRKLMGTSCDLKWREVGENERIWVVEPGHPIVRGIGEYIDLPHEEMYGERFDIPAPDELVFISWFKGGEVFRSGCCFYRGKGKIFYFRPGHESFPIYHNEQILKVIDNAVRWAAPVEGPTPTFGNVKPLEQL
- the melA gene encoding alpha-glucosidase/alpha-galactosidase; translated protein: MPKITFMGAGSTVFAKNVLGDVMLTPALQGCEIALYDIDPQRLKDSEMMLNNINENYGGHATIKAYLGVESRKEALRGADFVVNAIQVGGYEPCTVTDFEIPKKYGLRQTIADTLGIGGIFRALRTIPVLKEFADDMAEVCPDAWFLNYTNPMAILTGALIRFGVKTVGLCHSVQGCVPGLLRPLGISTENVQWKIAGINHQAWLLEITRDGKDLYPEIKEKAFSRPTPHNDMVRYEIMKQFGYYVTESSEHNAEYVPWFIKSTHPELIERFNIPLDEYPRRCVNQIKGWEAMRKDLVENKNIEHHRTHEYASYIMEAIVTDKPYRIHGNVLNTGLITNLPYDAVVEVPCMVDRNGINPCYVGDLPQQCAAINRTNINVQLLTLEAAFTLKKDYIYMAAMMDPHTAAELTIDEIRAMCDDLIEAHGDWLPKFK